In Besnoitia besnoiti strain Bb-Ger1 chromosome Unknown contig00066, whole genome shotgun sequence, the sequence ctttttagcatattatgcggtgttaaaagtaatcccatccaaaaccggtggtttgttagtatttatgttatcaacatgtcaatgaaatatcaacaacgatgaaacttatttggttaacataacaacatagaaggtaaagctggattacgttcaaactttaccactggatacgtttcaatgttaacttactaaataccatgggagcgaagagaatctaatatgtaactccgttcatggaaatcaaaagagctttcactgattgtatttatgaaacgtgattagttcacctagccaacacgatccggttgtttgggaataatatccctatttaaggattgatatgtgctacaataacacagtcggtacgaagtcgaaacaaggtagttgatggtgaaccagtggctgaacaaacctttttattgattatgctgactttagtcccgagaaactacagttctgcttaaactgaggagtcaagtaggtacaaaccgtacaaggattaattatgtccatctgtgcatctaagttgagactatcggttatatattttagacgctaacttcccggctaaactttgacttattaaaccagcctgggatcataaaagtactatgtatggtaagattgagcgtggactatcgaatgaaacaatgtgctccaacgctagtctaagtctctaacataccttttacctacaactgtacggaacgtaacaaacctccaggcaaagaacttggtattctgttctaattccccgtggtaaacacagtcaacgaatggcggaaggagcattcatatgttatgcagtgtcttaggagagatactctagatttagcattcatctacagctacggtaactgttgtgtttaaatagcggttaacctttccttttccttacgtactcagggcatgcaataccaatcagataacaactgaagctagactccatgttacacttactaaaatgggattcctaggttgatataaactacctttttctgggagtatatactacgagttggactactggtttagatcttgaaggtctttgtttaccggatccaagttctcttgtgcttttcatgaccatcatgttaagtgcattaagtatagtggtatccagcgtatatttgaaaaaccaacatttgtatacaagctgtacgaatatcatgacattcactttggtagtcgccttcttaatgttagtctgtacggaatacacggatcggattcttgttggcctggcacctgtttagtaactggatgaacgctttttacgcctggtatgcatggataatactcgactcttctatagtttaaccgctactgctgggactgtatattatgtacttacggtagtactatcaagcctcttcttccaaatagatttcatggaaaacctaaaattcgcatgtttgattgacatttagccgctaatatacaatcatcaagatatatttatctatcgcaggttcggtctaatgtcccgtttatactatatagatcacatggcttctggtactttgagatcatgctaacggcgagaagggaagtgtgtttcaaagaaaagggatgtttagccgggaagttagcgtctaaaatatataaccgatagtctccaacttagatgcacagatggacataattaatccttgtacggtttgtacctacttgactcctcagtttaagttaaggagtcctttgtttacagcttgtaccggTTACTTTCagagcataccgttaaattcgatgatcttatgtgttcactcaaatcgaataaacaaagacattatagttcctagaatactgaagatgactccggttatgagatacagaaacacaagttctttatgattgcagtacaccaccacccactggactgcttaagacagctaaaagtgttggatttcaatatcacgtgtaatcatgtttgcttgatagctgtagtcattataaaCTATTGattagtataagcatagaaccaatccggtagtaatgatatacgatagtatgctaatctaccatataagatataagtcgcttgtgaATAGCCACTACCAATgaaatcaagaagatcatactgtatacccaaataattacccatccactgactacatttcagtcataaaatgttgtcgtatcaacatcgagtattcaaagctcgaatttcatGATAAAAGAGCTATGTTTATGATAGAGGACATaaaatactaacaaaccaccggttttggatggattacttttaacaccgcataatatgctaaaaagtaccattcaggtacgatatgaagcggagttacaaaaccggttcactggtatggagttatctgggtgcgataattcaatcaaaccaaaagccgtttgtaagaaaattaaaccaattagataggatagacatttagcatcggtcattaacatatgaggatagaaggctactttaagtgcggaatcaatacctgcagggttactagaaccatttaaatgtaaatagaagatgtgtaatacaattagaatgcaacctacaaaaggtaatataaagtgcaatacaaagaatcgttttaatgttacatcagatacatagtatccaccgagtaaccaaggtactaaatatggtattggagaaaggagattagtaatgactgtagcaccccagaaactcatctgtccccatggtagtacataacgaggaaagcagtggctatagtaagtagatataaaactaaaccagacatccaagcagtagttaaataactatagctggagttatacatacctcgagacatgtgtattaagatacacaagaagacgaaagaagcagttgttgcatgcaacatcctaaattcccatcctgctgctacctctctaactagatgttgaacactagcaaatgcacaagatgcttcagaagtatatcggaacgctaaagtgatacctgtaattatttggagtacaaaggtaattgcaactaagaaaccaaagttataagatgaatttagattgagagcacaccgataaaagacgaggtgtgcccggaatagactcatggaaatttggtgtgttctcgaaaccatgctagcacaatagaacttcgttaaataactacatattaaaatgagcgcatgtaaactagtcttaaacacaccgctcgtcacgtaacaaatctcaaatcgtactgtagattttatatatgtaccgtaactataaccatggtgacatccaatgttcacgctcaatcttaccatacatagtacttttatgatcccaggctttaataagtcaaagtttagccgggaagttagcgtctaaaatatataaccgatagtctcaacttagatgcacagatggacataattaatccttgtacggtttgtacctacttgactcctcagtttaagcagaactgtagtttctcgggactaaagtcagcataatcaataaaaaggtttgttcagccactggttcaccatcaactaccttgtttcgacttcgtaccgactgtgttattgtagcacatatcaatcccttaaatagggatattattcccaaacaaccggatcgtgttggctaggtgaactaatcacgtttcataaatacaatcagtgaaagctcttttgatttccatgaacggagttacatattagattctcttcgctcccatggtatttagtaagttaacattgaaacgtatccagtgtaaagtttgaacgtaatccagctttaccttctatgttgttatgttaaccaaataagtttcatcgttgttgatatttcattgacatgttgataacataaatactaacaaaccaccggttttggatgggattacttttaacaccgcataatatgctaaaaagtaccattcaggtacgatatgaagcggagttacaaaccggttcactggtatggagttatctgggtgcgataattcaatcaaaccaaaagccgtttgtaagaaaattaaaccaattagataggatagacatttagcatcggtcattaacatatgaggatagaaggctactttaagtgcggaatcaatacctgcagggttactagaaccatttaaatgtaaatagaagatgtgtaatacaattagaatgcaacctacaaaaggtaatataaagtgcaatacaaagaatcgttttaatgttacatcagatacatagtatccaccgagtaaccaaggtactaaatatggtattggagaaaggagattagtaatgactgtagcaccccagaaactcatctgtccccatggtagtacataaccgaggaaagcagtggctatagtaagtagatataaaactaaaccagacatccaagcagtagttaaataactatagctggagttatacatactcgagacatgtgtattaagatacacaagaagacgaaagaagcagttgttgcatgcaacatcctaaattcccatcctgctgctacctctctaactagatgttgaacactagcaaatgcacaagatgcttcagaagtatatcggaacgctaaagtgatacctgtaattttttggagtacaaaggtaattgcaactaagaaaccaaagttataagatgaatttagattgagagcacaccgataaaagacgaggtgtgcccggaatagactcatggaaatttggtgtgctcgaaaccatgctagcacaatagaacttcgttaaataactacatattaaaatgagcgcatgtaaactagtcttaaacacaccgctcgtcacgtaacaaaatctcaaatcgtactgtagattttatatatgtaccgtaactataaccattggtgacatccaatgttcacgctcaatcttaccatacatagtacttttatgatcccaggctggtttaataagtcaaagtttagccgggaagttagcgtctaaaatataaccgatagtctcaacttagatgcacagatggacataattaatccttgtacggtttgtacctacttgactcctcagtttaagcagaactgtagttttctcggactaaagtcagcataatcaataaaaaggtttgttcagccactggttcaccatcaactaccttgtttcgacttcgtaccgactgtgttattgtagcacatatcaatcccttaaatagggatattattcccaaacaaccggatcgtgttggctaggtgaactaatcacgtttcataaatacaatcagtgaaagctcttttgatttccatgaacggagttacatattagattctcttcgctcccatggtatttagtaagttaacattgaaacgtatccagtgtaaagtttgaacgtaatccagctttaccttctatgttgttatgttaaccaaataagtttcatcgttgttgatatttcattgacatgttgataacataaatactaacaaaccaccggttttggatgggattacttttaacaccgcataatatgctaaaaagtaccattcaggtacgatatgaagcggagttacaaaccggttcactggtatggagttatctgggtgcgataattcaatcaaaccaaaagccgtttgtaagaaaattaaaccaattagataatatggtagatagggaacaaactgtctccagacgttcttaacccagctcacgtattacatctgacggtgaactagcgttcctaactgaatcttgttcaataacaagggagtaatgagccgacatggaggtgctgatacaatccgaggattagaactcccaatattatctgacctgttatccccggcgtaccttacgaccgttatatgatttagagatagaatgtaatgtggattaatatccacatggtttctacaaagtgtagatataaaatagtgaatggttctgtaaagatcttgcataacatacctttagatttgcttagcattatagagcttgtaggcatgtaagtaactaaagaactatagatactttgagtgaagaatacaaggatagctccaacaataacat encodes:
- a CDS encoding cytochrome b6 subfamily protein (encoded by transcript BESB_070250); this encodes FVPYLPYYLIGLIFLQTAFGLIELSHPDNSIPVNRFVTPLHIVPEWYFLAYYAVLKVIPSKTGGLLVFMLSTCQ